In Neisseria brasiliensis, the following proteins share a genomic window:
- a CDS encoding two-partner secretion domain-containing protein: MNKGLHRTVFSKKHNTMVAVAETANSQGKGKQVGSSAPASPIISDGLYGKLKTTLKTLVCSLVSLSMVLPAHAQITADKSAPKNQQAVILKTNTGAPLVNIQTPNALGLSHNRYTQFDVDAKGAVLNNDRNNNPFLAKGSAQLILNEVRGAASKLNGIITVGGQKADVIIANPNGITVNGGGFKNVGRGILTTGTPQIGKDGALTGFDVRQGKLTVGTSGWNDKGGADYTEVLARAVALQGKLQGKNLAVSTGAQKVDYASGEISAGTAAGTKPAVALDTAALGGMYADSITLIANEKGVGVKNAGTLEAAKQLIVTSSGRIENSGRIATTADSTEASPTYLSIETTETGAAGAFISNGGRIESKGLLVIDTGEDIGLRNGAVVQNNGNRPAATVLNAGRNLVIESKANVNNAKGSTNLSTGGRTVIKEASIQTGTTVYSSSKGNAELGNNTRITGADVTVLSNGTISSSAVIDAKDTAHIEAGKPLSLEASTVTSDIRLNGGSIKGGKQLALLADDNITANTTNLNTPGNLYVHTGKDLNLNVDKDLSAASIHLKSDNAAHITGTSKTLTASKDMGVEAGSLNVTNTNLRTNSGNLHIQAAKGNIQLRNTKLNAAKALETTALQGNIVSDGLHAVSADGHVSLLANGNADFTGHNTLTAKADVNAGSVGKGRLKADNTNITSSSGDITLVAGNGIQLGDGKQRNSINGKHISIKNNGGNADLKNLNVHAKSGALNIHSDRALSIENTKLESTHNTHLNAQHERVTLNQVDAYAHRHLSITGSQIWQNDKLPSANKLVANGVLALNARYSQIADNTTLRAGAINLTAGTALVKRGNINWSTVSTKTLEDNAELKPLAGRLNIEAGSGTLTIEPANRISAHTDLSIKTGGKLLLSAKGGNAGAPSAQVSSLEAKGNIRLVTGETDLRGSKITAGKNLVVATTKGKLNIEAVNNSFSNYFPTQKAAELNQKSKELEQQIAQLKKSSPKSKLIPTLQEERDRLAFYIQAINKEVKGKKPKGKEYLQAKLSAQNIDLISAQGIEISGSDITASKKLNLHAAGVLPKAADSEAAAILIDGITDQYEIGKPTYKSHYDKAALNKPSRLTGRTGVSIHAAAALDDARIIIGASEIKAPSGSIDIKAHSDIVLEAGQNDAYTFLKTKGKSGKIIRKTKFTSTRDHLIMPAPVELTANGITLQAGGSIEANTTRFNAPAGKVTLVAGEELQLLAEEGIHKHELDVQKSRRFIGIKVGKSNYSKNELSETKLPVRVIAQTAATRSGWDTVLEGTEFKTTLAGADIQAGVGEKARADAKIILKGIVNRIQSEEKLETNSTVWQKQAGRGSTIETLKLPSFESPTPPKLTAPGGYIVDIPKGNLKTEIEKLAKQPEYAYLKQLQTAKNVDWKQINLAYDKWDYKAEGMTPAAAAVVVIVVTVLTYGAMSGAAAAGTAGATGVGAGAGGAAAGTAAGTGAAAGSAAAGSAAAGSSAAAVGAAAGKAALASLASQAAVALINNKGNLENTLKELGKSSTVKQIATAAVTAGVLQGIGGFNTEVAKAVSEQFGNPVAGKLTANLINTTAAASVGTAVNGGSLKDNLGNAALGALVTTAHGEIASKIKVNLSEDYVAHKIAHAVAGCAAAAAANQGKCRDGAIGAAVGEMVGEAMLGERDVNTLSANERQKIIGYSQIIAGSTVALVKGDVNTAANAAAVAVENNSTAARRAAARWTARQQAEHEYAMLQIQSLTNQIRRIDPQFNGIAMARNPGSPWSNTEVQIYQRYYDNLRAARGLTAQPIYRARIENGNEFNRIMSSKYPYNELYVVNRNSPFGYARVDSYNPTTREIVSRKFTQLSQVQESTAISYIREAASKYKVGTPIANVPSTNSLLRNQTLQGKIILEVPVQVRPIPTRVLQEAATRNVLIRDNQGKVYNGK, encoded by the coding sequence ATGAACAAAGGTCTGCATCGTACCGTTTTCAGTAAAAAGCACAACACCATGGTTGCGGTTGCCGAAACCGCCAACAGTCAAGGCAAAGGCAAACAAGTGGGGAGTTCTGCCCCAGCTTCGCCGATAATTTCAGACGGCCTTTACGGCAAACTCAAAACCACTCTTAAAACCTTGGTCTGCTCTTTGGTTTCCCTGAGCATGGTATTGCCTGCCCACGCCCAAATCACCGCCGACAAATCCGCCCCTAAAAACCAGCAGGCCGTTATTCTTAAAACCAATACCGGTGCGCCGTTGGTCAACATCCAAACTCCTAATGCCCTCGGATTGAGCCACAACCGCTATACCCAGTTTGATGTCGACGCTAAAGGTGCTGTACTGAACAACGATCGCAACAACAACCCGTTTCTGGCCAAAGGCAGTGCGCAGTTGATTTTGAACGAGGTGCGCGGTGCGGCCAGCAAACTCAACGGCATCATTACCGTAGGTGGTCAAAAGGCCGATGTGATTATCGCCAACCCCAACGGCATTACCGTGAACGGCGGCGGCTTTAAAAACGTCGGCCGCGGTATCTTAACCACCGGTACGCCTCAAATCGGCAAAGACGGGGCTTTGACAGGATTCGATGTGCGCCAAGGAAAATTGACCGTCGGTACGTCAGGTTGGAACGACAAAGGCGGAGCCGACTACACCGAAGTGCTTGCCCGTGCAGTAGCTTTGCAGGGGAAATTGCAGGGTAAAAACCTGGCGGTTTCCACCGGTGCGCAGAAAGTGGATTATGCCAGCGGCGAAATCAGTGCAGGTACGGCAGCGGGTACGAAACCTGCCGTCGCCCTCGATACCGCCGCGCTGGGCGGTATGTACGCCGACAGCATTACCCTGATTGCCAATGAAAAAGGCGTGGGCGTCAAAAATGCGGGCACACTCGAAGCGGCCAAGCAATTGATTGTTACTTCCTCCGGCCGTATTGAAAACAGTGGCCGCATCGCCACCACTGCCGACAGCACTGAAGCATCACCGACTTATCTCTCCATCGAAACCACCGAAACAGGCGCAGCAGGCGCATTTATCTCCAATGGCGGCCGGATAGAGAGCAAAGGCTTATTGGTTATTGATACCGGGGAGGACATCGGTTTGCGTAACGGAGCGGTCGTTCAAAACAACGGCAACCGCCCTGCTGCTACGGTATTAAATGCCGGCCGTAATTTGGTTATCGAAAGCAAAGCAAATGTGAACAATGCTAAAGGTTCGACCAATCTGTCGACCGGCGGCCGTACCGTCATCAAGGAGGCCAGTATTCAGACTGGCACTACCGTATACAGTTCCAGCAAAGGCAACGCCGAATTAGGCAATAACACACGCATTACCGGGGCAGATGTTACCGTATTATCCAACGGCACCATCAGCAGTTCCGCCGTAATAGATGCCAAAGACACCGCACACATCGAAGCAGGCAAACCGCTTTCTTTGGAAGCTTCAACAGTTACCTCCGATATCCGCTTAAACGGAGGCAGTATCAAGGGCGGCAAGCAGCTTGCTTTACTGGCAGACGATAACATTACTGCCAACACTACCAATCTGAATACTCCCGGCAATCTGTATGTTCATACAGGTAAAGATCTGAATTTGAATGTTGATAAAGATTTGTCTGCCGCCAGCATCCATTTGAAATCGGATAACGCTGCCCATATTACCGGCACCAGTAAAACCCTCACTGCCTCAAAAGACATGGGTGTGGAGGCAGGCTCGCTGAATGTTACCAATACCAATCTGCGTACCAACTCGGGTAATCTGCACATTCAGGCAGCCAAAGGCAATATTCAGCTTCGCAATACCAAGCTGAACGCAGCCAAGGCTCTCGAAACCACCGCATTGCAGGGCAATATCGTTTCAGACGGCCTTCATGCTGTTTCTGCAGACGGTCATGTATCCTTATTGGCCAACGGTAATGCCGACTTTACCGGTCACAATACCCTGACAGCCAAGGCCGATGTCAATGCAGGATCGGTTGGTAAAGGCCGTCTGAAAGCAGACAATACCAATATCACTTCATCTTCAGGAGATATTACGTTGGTTGCCGGCAACGGTATTCAGCTTGGTGACGGAAAACAACGCAATTCAATCAACGGAAAACACATCAGCATCAAAAACAACGGTGGTAATGCCGACTTAAAAAACCTTAACGTCCATGCCAAAAGCGGGGCATTGAACATTCATTCCGACCGGGCATTGAGCATAGAAAATACCAAGCTGGAGTCTACCCATAATACGCATCTTAATGCACAACACGAGCGGGTAACGCTCAACCAAGTAGATGCCTACGCACACCGTCATCTAAGCATTACCGGCAGCCAGATTTGGCAAAACGACAAACTGCCTTCTGCCAACAAGCTGGTGGCTAACGGTGTATTGGCACTCAATGCGCGCTATTCCCAAATTGCCGACAACACCACGCTGAGAGCGGGTGCAATCAACCTTACTGCCGGTACCGCCCTAGTCAAGCGCGGCAACATCAATTGGAGTACCGTTTCGACCAAAACTTTGGAAGATAATGCCGAATTAAAACCATTGGCCGGACGGCTGAATATTGAAGCAGGTAGCGGCACATTAACCATCGAACCTGCCAACCGCATCAGTGCGCATACCGACCTGAGCATCAAAACAGGCGGAAAATTGCTGTTGTCTGCAAAAGGAGGAAATGCAGGTGCGCCTAGTGCTCAAGTTTCCTCATTGGAAGCAAAAGGCAATATCCGTCTGGTTACAGGAGAAACAGATTTAAGAGGTTCTAAAATTACAGCCGGTAAAAACTTGGTTGTCGCCACCACCAAAGGCAAGTTGAATATCGAAGCCGTAAACAACTCATTCAGCAATTATTTTCCTACACAAAAAGCGGCTGAACTCAACCAAAAATCCAAAGAATTGGAACAGCAGATTGCGCAGTTGAAAAAAAGCTCGCCTAAAAGCAAGCTGATTCCAACCCTGCAAGAAGAACGCGACCGTCTCGCTTTCTATATTCAAGCCATCAACAAGGAAGTTAAAGGTAAAAAACCCAAAGGCAAAGAATACCTGCAAGCCAAGCTTTCTGCACAAAATATTGACTTGATTTCCGCACAAGGCATCGAAATCAGCGGTTCCGATATTACCGCTTCCAAAAAACTGAACCTTCACGCCGCAGGCGTATTGCCAAAGGCAGCAGATTCAGAGGCGGCTGCTATTCTGATTGACGGCATAACCGACCAATATGAAATTGGCAAGCCCACCTACAAGAGTCACTACGACAAAGCTGCTCTGAACAAGCCTTCACGTTTGACCGGACGTACGGGGGTAAGTATTCATGCAGCTGCGGCACTCGATGATGCACGTATTATTATCGGTGCATCCGAAATCAAAGCTCCCTCAGGCAGCATAGACATCAAAGCCCATAGTGATATTGTACTGGAGGCTGGACAAAACGATGCCTATACCTTCTTAAAAACCAAAGGTAAAAGCGGCAAAATCATCAGAAAAACCAAGTTTACCAGCACCCGCGACCACCTGATTATGCCTGCCCCCGTCGAACTGACCGCCAACGGCATCACGCTTCAGGCAGGCGGCAGCATCGAAGCCAACACCACACGCTTCAATGCCCCTGCAGGTAAAGTTACCCTGGTTGCGGGTGAAGAGCTGCAACTGCTGGCAGAAGAAGGCATCCACAAGCACGAGTTGGATGTCCAAAAAAGCCGCCGCTTTATCGGCATCAAGGTAGGCAAGAGCAATTACAGCAAAAACGAACTGAGCGAAACCAAACTGCCCGTACGCGTCATTGCCCAAACCGCGGCCACCCGTTCAGGCTGGGATACCGTACTCGAAGGCACAGAATTCAAAACCACGCTGGCCGGTGCAGACATTCAGGCAGGCGTAGGCGAAAAAGCCCGCGCCGATGCCAAAATCATTCTTAAAGGCATTGTGAACCGTATCCAGTCGGAAGAAAAATTAGAAACCAACTCAACCGTATGGCAGAAACAGGCCGGACGCGGCAGCACTATCGAAACGCTAAAACTGCCCAGCTTCGAAAGCCCTACTCCGCCCAAACTGACCGCTCCCGGCGGCTATATCGTCGACATTCCGAAAGGCAATCTGAAAACCGAAATCGAAAAGCTGGCCAAACAGCCCGAATACGCCTACCTGAAACAGCTTCAGACGGCTAAGAACGTTGATTGGAAGCAAATCAATCTTGCCTACGATAAGTGGGACTATAAAGCCGAAGGTATGACCCCTGCCGCAGCAGCGGTAGTGGTTATCGTTGTTACCGTACTGACTTACGGAGCCATGTCGGGAGCGGCGGCGGCCGGAACGGCAGGAGCCACCGGAGTAGGTGCAGGTGCAGGCGGTGCGGCAGCAGGCACGGCAGCCGGAACCGGGGCTGCAGCAGGCAGTGCGGCGGCGGGTAGTGCGGCGGCAGGCTCTTCGGCAGCAGCCGTCGGCGCGGCCGCAGGCAAAGCTGCATTGGCCAGCCTCGCCAGTCAGGCTGCTGTTGCTTTGATAAACAATAAAGGTAATCTGGAAAACACCCTGAAAGAATTGGGCAAAAGCAGCACGGTCAAACAGATTGCCACCGCAGCCGTTACTGCGGGGGTTCTGCAAGGCATAGGCGGTTTCAATACCGAAGTTGCCAAAGCTGTTTCCGAACAATTCGGCAATCCCGTAGCAGGTAAACTGACCGCCAATCTGATTAATACAACAGCCGCCGCGAGTGTCGGTACTGCTGTCAACGGCGGCAGTTTGAAGGACAATCTCGGTAATGCGGCTTTAGGCGCATTGGTAACAACCGCGCACGGAGAAATCGCCAGCAAAATCAAAGTTAATCTCAGTGAAGACTATGTTGCCCACAAAATCGCCCATGCCGTAGCGGGTTGTGCAGCCGCAGCTGCCGCGAATCAGGGAAAATGCCGTGACGGGGCAATAGGAGCGGCAGTCGGCGAGATGGTTGGCGAAGCGATGTTGGGCGAACGTGATGTGAATACGCTTTCGGCCAACGAGCGGCAGAAAATCATCGGCTACTCGCAAATAATAGCGGGCAGTACTGTGGCATTGGTTAAAGGGGATGTGAATACGGCTGCCAATGCGGCTGCTGTGGCGGTGGAGAACAACTCAACAGCCGCACGCAGGGCAGCTGCCCGCTGGACGGCAAGACAACAGGCAGAGCATGAATATGCTATGCTTCAAATACAGTCGTTGACAAACCAAATCAGAAGGATTGACCCGCAATTTAATGGAATCGCCATGGCAAGAAACCCAGGCTCGCCATGGTCTAATACTGAGGTACAGATTTACCAGCGGTATTATGATAATTTGAGGGCTGCAAGAGGGTTAACGGCTCAGCCAATATACCGAGCAAGGATAGAGAATGGTAATGAGTTTAACCGTATTATGTCTTCCAAATACCCGTATAATGAGCTTTATGTGGTGAACAGAAATTCCCCGTTCGGATATGCCAGAGTGGATTCTTATAATCCAACTACTCGGGAAATTGTATCAAGGAAGTTTACCCAGCTTTCACAAGTTCAGGAAAGTACAGCGATAAGCTATATCCGTGAAGCGGCTAGTAAATATAAGGTTGGTACGCCAATAGCAAATGTTCCAAGTACAAATTCTCTACTGAGAAATCAGACGTTACAAGGAAAGATAATATTGGAAGTTCCTGTGCAAGTAAGGCCAATTCCAACGAGAGTATTGCAAGAAGCGGCAACCCGTAACGTTTTAATACGTGATAATCAAGGAAAGGTATACAATGGAAAATAA
- a CDS encoding integrase core domain-containing protein — protein sequence MWLAYTQEKESVTSLARRYQVSRVTIYRALKAARGRLLKPQTSTNNRFKQAKYGMKRLAKVERGIQEKLKRQAKRYNKSYPGELVHLDTKRLPLLKGQKATDKRDYLFVAIDDFSRELYAAILPDKTADSAAKFLTELLIDPCPYLIEYVYSDNGTEYKGSANHAFGVACYENGIGQKFTRVARPQTNGKAERVIRTLMEMWHEKQLFDSPEHRRKELCRFVNFYNTVKPHRSLNGDTPFEVLQAYFSQPVV from the coding sequence ATTTGGCTGGCCTACACGCAGGAAAAGGAAAGCGTCACCTCCCTGGCACGCCGCTACCAAGTCAGCCGCGTCACCATTTACCGCGCACTTAAAGCCGCAAGAGGCAGATTGCTCAAACCCCAAACCAGTACCAACAACCGTTTCAAACAGGCAAAGTACGGAATGAAACGCCTGGCCAAGGTAGAACGCGGCATTCAGGAAAAACTCAAAAGGCAGGCCAAACGCTACAATAAATCCTATCCCGGAGAGCTGGTACATCTCGATACCAAACGGCTGCCGCTGCTCAAAGGGCAGAAAGCCACCGATAAGCGGGATTACCTGTTTGTCGCCATTGACGATTTCTCAAGGGAGCTATACGCCGCCATTTTGCCGGACAAAACCGCAGACAGTGCTGCCAAGTTTCTGACCGAACTCCTGATTGATCCTTGCCCATACCTGATTGAGTACGTTTACTCCGACAACGGTACGGAATATAAAGGCTCAGCCAACCATGCTTTCGGTGTAGCCTGTTATGAGAACGGGATTGGTCAAAAGTTTACCCGGGTTGCCCGTCCGCAAACCAACGGTAAGGCGGAACGGGTTATCCGCACCCTGATGGAGATGTGGCATGAGAAACAGTTGTTTGACAGTCCGGAACACCGGCGAAAGGAGTTGTGCCGCTTTGTTAATTTCTATAACACTGTGAAGCCGCACCGCAGTTTGAACGGCGATACGCCGTTTGAGGTCTTGCAGGCTTATTTTTCTCAACCTGTGGTGTAA
- a CDS encoding lytic transglycosylase domain-containing protein, whose protein sequence is MKKYLLAFVLLAASAAHAEKLTWPQYAALVEKHAAAQRLDPNMIWAVMGRESSGNPNALSHKNARGLMQVIPPTAARMGVNPKYLYHPEPNLIAGTRYLRFLCDRYPDRNHPTGCNMDLVLAGYNAGEGAVDKYRGIPPYAETRAYVKNVKYRYARLSKHPVLMAAAVETSSVVYSISRRILKHEHAQKHPSHPAPPPSHLAGLHAGKGKRHLPGTPLPSQPRHHLPRT, encoded by the coding sequence ATGAAAAAATACCTTTTAGCATTCGTTTTGCTGGCTGCATCGGCCGCTCACGCGGAAAAGCTCACTTGGCCTCAATATGCGGCCTTGGTTGAAAAACACGCAGCCGCACAGCGTCTTGACCCTAATATGATTTGGGCGGTAATGGGACGGGAAAGCTCTGGTAATCCAAATGCGTTATCACACAAAAACGCACGCGGATTGATGCAGGTTATCCCACCCACGGCAGCGCGGATGGGGGTTAATCCTAAGTATCTGTACCACCCTGAACCGAACCTGATTGCAGGCACGCGCTATCTGCGTTTTTTGTGCGACCGTTACCCTGACCGAAATCATCCGACGGGCTGCAACATGGATTTGGTCTTGGCCGGATACAACGCCGGTGAAGGGGCAGTCGACAAATACCGGGGCATACCGCCTTATGCTGAAACCCGCGCGTATGTGAAAAACGTCAAATACCGCTATGCACGGTTGAGTAAACATCCTGTTCTGATGGCTGCTGCTGTAGAAACTAGTAGCGTTGTTTACAGTATTTCCAGGAGAATACTGAAACATGAACATGCACAAAAACACCCGTCTCACCCCGCACCACCGCCAAGCCATTTGGCTGGCCTACACGCAGGAAAAGGAAAGCGTCACCTCCCTGGCACGCCGCTACCAAGTCAGCCGCGTCACCATTTACCGCGCACTTAA